In Bythopirellula goksoeyrii, a single window of DNA contains:
- a CDS encoding NHL repeat-containing protein: MPRHSRLPIALTFCIMTFTFARTALAVDIIWSDSNTDQILRAPLDGSGPVVELYGSSDYPGAPSALSPRDVAVDGDYIYWADFSTDQILRGPLDGSGPVTALYDSLDGVSSAHGLAVQGGFLYWTAFPNELIQRGSIDGTAPVVDLFDLVDDDLGKPYDLAIDGDFLYWTGITGHILRGPLDGSGAVVELFGVADLPGGSHYLRGIATDGEYVYWTDTASDQILRGAIDGSGSVIELYNAADHPGSPTNISAYGIVANDDFLYWTDGGSDSILMAPADGSGPVTQLYTASPFPNFLVIRDSAGDFDKNGDTDGNDFLAWLRGDSPNPLSASDLAEWQANYGAESSLGVSLLVNGVTIPEPTSGLLLVFAMFTAFARQCPVLAQHH; encoded by the coding sequence ATGCCCCGCCACTCTCGCTTGCCAATTGCCCTGACATTCTGCATTATGACGTTTACTTTTGCCAGGACAGCGCTGGCGGTTGACATTATTTGGAGCGATTCAAATACCGATCAGATACTACGGGCACCGCTCGATGGCAGCGGCCCAGTCGTGGAACTCTATGGGTCCAGCGACTACCCGGGAGCACCAAGTGCTTTAAGTCCAAGAGACGTCGCAGTCGACGGTGACTACATCTATTGGGCCGATTTCAGCACAGACCAAATCCTTCGTGGGCCATTGGATGGTAGCGGGCCAGTGACCGCGCTGTACGACAGTCTCGACGGTGTGTCTAGTGCTCATGGCCTGGCAGTACAGGGAGGATTCTTGTATTGGACCGCATTTCCCAACGAGCTGATCCAACGCGGATCCATTGATGGAACTGCCCCTGTCGTTGATCTGTTCGACCTAGTCGACGATGATCTGGGGAAACCATATGACTTAGCAATCGACGGTGACTTTCTCTATTGGACTGGCATCACGGGTCATATTCTCCGTGGTCCCTTGGATGGCTCGGGTGCCGTCGTTGAACTTTTCGGAGTAGCCGACCTCCCGGGTGGATCTCATTACCTTAGGGGAATCGCAACTGACGGTGAATACGTGTACTGGACCGACACGGCCTCCGATCAGATCTTGCGGGGCGCAATTGATGGCAGCGGATCAGTGATCGAATTGTACAACGCTGCCGACCACCCCGGTTCGCCGACCAATATTAGCGCATATGGAATAGTTGCAAATGACGATTTCCTCTACTGGACTGACGGGGGGTCCGACTCGATCCTTATGGCACCAGCTGATGGCAGTGGTCCTGTCACGCAGCTGTACACAGCATCGCCATTTCCGAATTTCCTTGTCATTCGAGATTCAGCGGGTGACTTTGACAAAAACGGCGATACCGATGGCAACGACTTCCTCGCCTGGCTGCGCGGCGACTCGCCCAATCCGTTGAGCGCCTCCGACTTGGCCGAATGGCAAGCGAACTACGGGGCAGAGAGTTCGCTAGGAGTCAGTTTGCTAGTCAATGGAGTCACGATCCCCGAACCCACCAGCGGGCTGCTGCTTGTCTTCGCAATGTTTACCGCGTTTGCTCGGCAATGCCCAGTGCTAGCTCAACATCATTGA
- a CDS encoding WD40 repeat domain-containing protein, which translates to MILRSCLFSKSFRCLAPSACALLLVFGSNDALFAIGNLLHTFDDPTVTTSDSFGWSVAIDGDYALVGARRDDTHGTNVGQAHLFDISTGNLLHTFDNPTVGAELFGNSVAIAGDYVLIGTIQNLSSSDAPQGQAHLFDAVTGNLLHTFDDPTVTSSDLFGFSVAIDGHYVLIGDHRDDTNGVDSGQAHLFDAVTGNLLRTFDDPVVNPNGWGGDLFGFSVAIDGDNVLIGAAQDLEDRDVGQARLFDAVTGNLLHTFEAPTANLSTAFGTSVAIDGNYVLVGAPEDSTNGSRAGRAHLFDAVTGILLHTFNDPTPSTFDYFGESVAIDGNHVLIGTSGDDTNGRFVGQVHLFDAVTGNLLHTFNDPTITTSDSFGWSVAIEGDNVLIGAIQDDTTGANIGQAHLFTLVEDPLPDGDFNGDGIVDGHDFLAWQRNPSIGDLADWQANYDANGSVDNLVTIPEPACGLLLILGATVSIGRHGSELKNRSR; encoded by the coding sequence ATGATTCTTCGATCTTGTCTTTTCTCCAAGTCATTTCGCTGTCTTGCACCTTCCGCCTGCGCCCTGTTGCTGGTGTTTGGATCGAACGATGCCCTGTTTGCTATTGGCAACCTGCTGCATACCTTCGACGACCCCACGGTCACCACAAGCGACAGCTTTGGCTGGAGCGTCGCCATCGACGGTGACTACGCGCTCGTTGGGGCACGCCGCGACGACACCCATGGCACCAATGTTGGCCAGGCGCACCTGTTCGACATATCGACCGGCAACCTGCTGCACACGTTCGACAACCCTACGGTCGGTGCGGAACTGTTTGGCAATAGTGTTGCCATCGCCGGCGACTACGTCCTCATTGGTACGATTCAAAATCTGTCCTCCTCCGACGCCCCTCAAGGTCAGGCCCACCTGTTCGACGCGGTCACCGGCAATCTGCTGCACACCTTCGATGATCCCACGGTCACCAGCAGCGACCTTTTTGGCTTTAGCGTCGCCATCGACGGCCACTACGTCCTTATCGGGGATCACAGAGACGACACGAACGGCGTTGATTCTGGTCAGGCCCACCTGTTCGACGCCGTTACCGGCAACCTTTTGCGCACCTTCGACGATCCGGTGGTCAACCCGAATGGATGGGGAGGGGATCTATTCGGCTTTAGCGTCGCGATCGACGGCGACAACGTTCTCATCGGGGCGGCTCAAGATCTGGAAGACAGAGATGTTGGTCAGGCTCGCCTGTTCGACGCCGTCACCGGCAACCTGCTGCACACCTTTGAAGCTCCTACGGCCAATTTGAGCACCGCTTTTGGCACGAGCGTCGCCATCGACGGCAACTACGTCCTCGTCGGGGCACCGGAAGACTCCACGAACGGCAGTCGTGCAGGCCGGGCCCACTTGTTCGACGCTGTCACCGGCATTCTGCTACATACCTTCAATGACCCCACGCCCTCCACATTCGACTACTTTGGTGAAAGTGTCGCCATCGACGGCAACCACGTCCTCATCGGCACGTCTGGAGACGACACGAATGGCAGATTTGTTGGCCAGGTCCACTTGTTCGACGCAGTCACGGGCAACCTGCTCCATACCTTCAACGACCCTACGATCACCACAAGCGACAGTTTTGGCTGGAGCGTCGCCATCGAGGGTGACAACGTCCTCATTGGGGCGATACAAGACGACACAACAGGCGCTAATATTGGTCAGGCCCACCTGTTCACGTTGGTGGAAGATCCGTTGCCCGACGGTGATTTCAACGGCGATGGGATCGTCGATGGTCATGACTTCCTCGCCTGGCAACGCAATCCGAGCATTGGCGACCTGGCTGACTGGCAAGCGAACTACGACGCAAATGGTTCGGTGGATAATCTCGTGACTATTCCAGAACCCGCCTGCGGCTTATTGCTAATCTTAGGCGCCACGGTTAGCATCGGTAGGCACGGATCAGAGTTGAAGAACCGAAGTCGCTGA
- a CDS encoding M23 family metallopeptidase, with product MRCYLLTMFGFVIPAISCVAAQDFVLPIGGTPYEDWTIVNYVDLDPSSDIEDWRGGGYTYNGHNAIDFTLPNFAAMDAGVDVYAARSGTVIHINDGEYDRWSRVNPNPGDLPNYVVIDHGGGIVTEYLHLKNSSIPVAVGQSVSAGQKIGEVGSSGYSSDAHLHFAVYDSGTVVETYLDPASWWESPLAYAGDVAGTLDFGIVDHIPTTAELVDRPIDHDVFYRSDGSGQVAYSWVNLFGFDPGDDLDYYFYRPDGSEQAHWHWTTGEIRYGWWYAGIGLPAVPALGEWTLTAQRNGTTLYSDSFWVHTSPGDFTGDGIVDGNDFLTWQRDPNIGNLADWQANYGDGGMLTGTLAVPEPTTLAVVCIALIFTGSLPVFRSYRFRLGANS from the coding sequence ATGCGATGCTACCTCCTGACTATGTTCGGGTTCGTCATCCCAGCCATCTCGTGCGTGGCAGCGCAAGATTTTGTCTTGCCGATTGGCGGGACTCCTTACGAAGATTGGACCATCGTCAACTACGTGGACCTGGACCCCTCGAGCGACATCGAGGACTGGAGGGGCGGGGGTTACACCTACAATGGCCACAACGCAATCGACTTTACGTTGCCGAATTTTGCCGCCATGGATGCCGGCGTCGATGTGTACGCGGCGCGCTCGGGCACGGTCATTCACATCAACGATGGGGAGTACGATCGTTGGTCCCGAGTGAATCCGAACCCCGGGGATCTACCGAACTATGTGGTGATTGACCATGGCGGGGGAATCGTCACGGAATACTTGCATCTGAAGAACTCTTCGATACCAGTCGCGGTGGGACAGAGCGTATCGGCGGGTCAAAAGATCGGCGAGGTCGGTAGTTCGGGCTACTCAAGTGACGCGCACCTGCACTTTGCCGTCTATGATTCGGGAACCGTGGTGGAGACCTACCTGGATCCTGCTTCCTGGTGGGAGTCGCCCCTGGCGTATGCGGGCGACGTGGCTGGTACGCTTGATTTTGGCATCGTTGACCACATTCCGACGACCGCGGAGTTAGTCGATCGACCCATCGACCACGACGTTTTTTATCGCTCCGACGGAAGCGGACAAGTAGCCTACAGTTGGGTGAATCTGTTTGGATTCGATCCAGGGGACGACCTGGACTACTATTTCTACCGGCCCGACGGTTCGGAGCAGGCGCATTGGCACTGGACAACGGGTGAGATCCGCTACGGGTGGTGGTATGCAGGCATCGGCCTGCCTGCCGTTCCGGCACTTGGCGAGTGGACCTTAACCGCCCAGCGAAACGGCACCACGCTGTACTCGGATTCCTTCTGGGTCCATACAAGCCCTGGCGACTTCACCGGCGACGGGATCGTCGACGGCAATGACTTCCTCACCTGGCAGCGTGACCCGAATATTGGCAACCTCGCCGACTGGCAAGCGAACTACGGAGATGGGGGTATGCTCACCGGCACTTTGGCAGTGCCTGAACCGACAACGCTGGCCGTTGTTTGCATTGCTTTGATCTTCACCGGTAGTTTGCCAGTGTTCCGGTCTTATCGATTTCGATTGGGAGCTAACTCATGA
- a CDS encoding M48 family metalloprotease produces the protein MVNALAVLLFSSLTCVGLLAIWAATSPQHWFLRTVLFLGVMSLVLLIPAYEPFVVFLLQGTVVATGVQLANWWRNRDVKAERTGARFGLRTILLAMVPLAILTAVVAKLPELNVRGWQSVVLIGLVAGLATLTGLWIARGTVLHWWWRLLVGIVFAGILSLMLVWRDWFIAGVYFWQWPPPMEDGVNYPGFGLSEYRIVAEHHQAIWGLIVSAIAFCAAGVLTIVTHLKLSVGRTMERTARRIRKTLLGTCLLVVGLILTVPPAITYYQLMNPLPIPENDLPDPNGYDDFVAATRLLPANPTVEAVAFDPDTASQAQLKSALAEVAPSLELVRKGLGKQVWEPLDFTNNDEDFSTIYAFRTLMRALNADVIVAERKGDPSLAAEVSSQLVSFGNCLSLGATVSGAHLGIACAQVGCGNLYRILDKVSPIDCVQVASALASCESLLDSPQDVLHRQCVWTQHAMGWTVHLGHILLQTVSKVDSYDIFGYHTIDRCHRAIMRLLQLEYALRAWRAENSDWPEALDEMVPQFISAVPLDPFSTEGKPLQYIRTEDGYVLYSIGQNEIDEGGKAPDDEGIGWRGPETGDLRLDIHFAPDPSQSTGAVSTGNAETEMQESSANE, from the coding sequence ATGGTCAACGCGCTCGCCGTCTTGCTGTTCTCGTCTCTTACCTGCGTAGGCTTGTTGGCGATTTGGGCAGCGACTTCTCCGCAGCATTGGTTCCTGCGGACGGTGCTGTTTCTGGGTGTGATGTCGCTGGTGCTTCTGATCCCGGCCTACGAGCCGTTTGTGGTGTTTCTATTGCAGGGAACTGTTGTCGCGACGGGGGTGCAACTGGCCAACTGGTGGCGGAACAGAGATGTTAAAGCCGAGCGTACAGGTGCGCGGTTTGGCTTGCGGACGATTCTTCTGGCGATGGTGCCTCTGGCGATACTCACGGCGGTCGTCGCAAAGTTACCAGAACTCAACGTCCGCGGCTGGCAGAGCGTGGTGCTCATCGGACTAGTGGCAGGACTGGCGACCCTCACGGGACTGTGGATAGCTCGGGGTACAGTCCTCCACTGGTGGTGGCGGCTGCTCGTTGGGATCGTGTTTGCGGGAATACTCTCCCTGATGCTGGTTTGGAGAGATTGGTTTATTGCTGGAGTATACTTTTGGCAGTGGCCTCCCCCTATGGAAGATGGAGTAAACTATCCTGGGTTTGGCTTATCAGAATATCGCATTGTTGCCGAACATCATCAGGCAATCTGGGGCTTAATAGTATCTGCCATTGCTTTCTGTGCTGCGGGAGTGCTGACGATAGTAACTCATTTGAAGCTATCTGTAGGACGAACAATGGAACGTACGGCAAGGCGTATCAGAAAAACTCTCTTAGGTACTTGCCTGCTAGTAGTAGGGTTGATTTTGACCGTACCTCCAGCCATCACCTACTACCAATTGATGAATCCACTACCGATTCCGGAGAATGACCTACCTGATCCCAATGGTTACGACGACTTTGTCGCCGCGACGAGACTATTGCCTGCAAACCCAACAGTCGAAGCTGTGGCCTTCGATCCCGATACAGCCTCCCAAGCACAATTGAAATCGGCCCTCGCCGAGGTAGCACCCTCATTAGAACTAGTTCGCAAAGGTTTGGGCAAACAAGTCTGGGAACCTCTGGATTTCACTAACAATGACGAAGACTTTAGTACGATATATGCGTTTCGGACACTCATGCGAGCCTTGAACGCAGACGTGATCGTGGCGGAGCGGAAGGGTGATCCCAGTCTCGCCGCCGAAGTTTCATCACAATTGGTGAGCTTTGGCAACTGTCTTAGTCTGGGAGCGACGGTCAGTGGTGCACATCTAGGGATCGCTTGTGCACAAGTAGGATGCGGGAATCTTTATCGAATCTTAGACAAGGTTTCTCCAATCGATTGTGTTCAAGTTGCTTCTGCATTGGCTAGTTGCGAAAGTTTGCTTGATTCTCCACAGGATGTACTCCACAGACAATGTGTCTGGACACAACACGCTATGGGATGGACTGTGCACTTGGGGCATATTCTTTTGCAAACTGTCTCCAAGGTCGATTCCTATGATATATTCGGCTATCACACTATCGACCGATGCCATAGAGCCATTATGCGCCTCTTGCAACTCGAATATGCCCTGCGAGCGTGGAGGGCTGAGAATAGTGATTGGCCTGAGGCACTAGACGAAATGGTTCCCCAGTTCATTTCTGCTGTTCCACTCGATCCGTTCTCCACCGAGGGCAAACCATTGCAATATATCCGCACTGAAGATGGCTATGTGCTCTACAGCATCGGGCAGAACGAAATCGACGAAGGTGGCAAGGCCCCCGACGATGAAGGAATTGGCTGGCGCGGCCCTGAAACAGGCGATCTACGGCTCGATATTCATTTCGCCCCAGATCCTTCCCAAAGTACAGGGGCGGTGAGTACCGGAAACGCAGAAACCGAGATGCAAGAATCTTCCGCAAATGAGTAA
- a CDS encoding CHRD domain-containing protein yields MRNLFLCCAIAFLFLVSLCSTSQAAMLTADIFLDGLQEDPPVATPGTGTGTATFDTVSGALSVSGTFSDLIGTTTIAHVHGYSAVNVASGVVFGITVDLGVTSGSFSGNGVIPAGNIADVLNGLSYVNIHSTFKSGGEIRGQIMNFVPEPTSILLGVAGLGLLLLRRNRPAC; encoded by the coding sequence ATGCGAAATCTATTTCTTTGTTGTGCGATCGCGTTTCTTTTCCTGGTGAGCCTCTGCTCGACATCTCAGGCCGCTATGTTGACGGCAGATATTTTTCTCGATGGACTCCAAGAAGATCCGCCGGTAGCTACACCGGGAACGGGGACCGGTACGGCAACATTTGACACGGTCTCCGGTGCCCTCAGCGTCTCTGGTACCTTTTCCGACTTGATTGGTACGACCACAATCGCACATGTCCACGGTTATTCAGCGGTCAACGTTGCATCGGGGGTCGTATTCGGGATCACCGTTGACCTTGGTGTCACATCTGGATCGTTTAGCGGAAATGGAGTCATTCCTGCCGGCAACATCGCGGACGTCCTCAATGGTCTTTCGTATGTAAACATCCATTCCACGTTTAAGAGTGGTGGGGAGATTCGTGGTCAGATCATGAACTTTGTGCCTGAACCTACGAGTATCCTCCTCGGTGTCGCAGGGTTGGGGCTATTGCTCCTGCGGAGGAATCGACCCGCTTGTTGA
- a CDS encoding aldose 1-epimerase family protein, translating into MLAKTWTLIDSTRGIHESDFDLVPADIAAVGNWRITQRTLHGGLSEGVDLIEINNGRMSLFVLPTRGMGIWKATIGDDQTLGWRSPVRGPVHPMFVPITDESGFGWLEGFDELVVRCGLESNGAPEFDEKGRLKYPLHGRIANRPAHHVEVTVDEKAGTIKLRGVVEETRFHFQKLRLTATLTMNFDSTSFTINDEVENYGGTPATMQMLYHINVGDPLLVPGSKIVTHVDTIESLTSEPNTEGWETMGPPVAGAPEECYAMKLTAGEDGRTQVLLKNAEGTAGSAIRFSNKELPCFTLWKNMVANTDGYVTGLEPATNFPKTRSEEEASGRVVTLAPGETWNAEVAVDWLTSTSEVNAVEQSLRNHG; encoded by the coding sequence ATGCTTGCCAAAACCTGGACACTCATCGACTCCACACGCGGCATTCACGAAAGCGACTTTGATCTAGTGCCCGCTGATATTGCTGCCGTAGGCAATTGGAGAATTACCCAGCGCACGCTCCACGGTGGCTTGAGCGAAGGGGTCGATCTCATCGAGATCAACAACGGGCGCATGAGTCTCTTCGTCCTCCCGACGCGAGGCATGGGGATCTGGAAAGCAACAATTGGTGACGACCAAACACTCGGCTGGCGCTCTCCGGTTCGCGGTCCTGTCCATCCGATGTTTGTTCCGATAACCGACGAAAGCGGATTCGGTTGGTTGGAGGGGTTCGATGAACTCGTGGTGCGATGTGGACTGGAGAGCAATGGCGCACCTGAGTTCGACGAGAAAGGGCGACTCAAATATCCACTGCATGGTCGTATCGCCAATCGTCCAGCCCACCATGTTGAAGTGACTGTGGACGAGAAAGCTGGAACAATCAAATTGCGGGGAGTTGTCGAGGAAACCCGGTTCCATTTCCAAAAGCTGCGCCTCACGGCAACGCTCACTATGAACTTCGATTCCACGTCGTTTACCATCAACGACGAAGTCGAGAACTACGGCGGTACGCCTGCCACGATGCAGATGCTCTACCACATAAATGTGGGTGATCCGCTGCTTGTGCCGGGTTCAAAGATCGTTACTCACGTCGACACGATCGAATCACTTACCAGCGAACCAAACACGGAAGGTTGGGAAACCATGGGCCCACCTGTAGCAGGAGCACCAGAGGAGTGTTATGCCATGAAGCTGACTGCCGGCGAGGACGGCCGCACTCAGGTTTTACTCAAAAATGCAGAGGGTACAGCAGGTTCTGCAATTCGCTTCAGCAACAAAGAGCTTCCCTGTTTCACGCTGTGGAAGAACATGGTCGCCAACACCGACGGCTACGTCACAGGTCTCGAGCCTGCCACCAACTTTCCTAAGACACGATCTGAGGAAGAAGCGTCTGGCCGAGTGGTTACTCTTGCTCCAGGCGAAACCTGGAACGCCGAAGTCGCCGTCGATTGGTTAACATCGACTAGCGAAGTGAACGCCGTAGAGCAATCCTTACGCAACCATGGTTAG
- a CDS encoding AraC family transcriptional regulator, whose translation MLWYNLRMNSTATHFDLPQKEFLSHLESPGPLMELLDHLPAIYFFAKDCQGQFMHINRALLEVLGVKSEAEVIGKTDYDFFLPEVADRYRHQDQQVMASGRPLSDHVCGVPDAMGVLRWYVETKIPLYDKQNRPIGVAGIMHDLEKAGATLAPYQRLSQAIMHISNHFPEKITLDSLAKLVHLSVSQFNRTFKQLFRITPAQYINRVRINAACSHLRSTSDSMETIASRTGFCDASHFVRQFKKTMNVTPKTYREQWVSSIDGLLQESIDL comes from the coding sequence ATGTTATGGTACAATCTGCGCATGAATTCGACCGCCACCCATTTCGACTTACCTCAAAAAGAGTTTCTTTCGCACCTGGAAAGTCCCGGCCCCCTGATGGAGCTATTGGATCATCTGCCCGCCATTTACTTTTTTGCCAAGGACTGCCAAGGCCAATTCATGCACATCAATCGGGCATTGCTCGAGGTTTTGGGTGTAAAAAGCGAGGCCGAAGTCATTGGAAAAACGGACTACGATTTCTTCTTGCCCGAAGTAGCCGACCGCTATCGCCACCAAGACCAACAAGTGATGGCATCCGGCAGGCCCCTTTCGGATCATGTGTGTGGCGTACCCGATGCGATGGGTGTACTGCGATGGTACGTAGAAACCAAGATTCCACTCTACGACAAACAGAATCGGCCCATCGGCGTGGCGGGGATCATGCACGATCTTGAAAAGGCAGGGGCGACACTGGCACCGTATCAACGCCTCAGTCAGGCCATCATGCACATCAGCAATCACTTTCCGGAGAAAATAACCCTTGATTCTCTCGCCAAACTGGTCCATCTTTCGGTCAGTCAATTCAACCGTACTTTCAAACAACTATTCAGAATTACGCCTGCTCAATATATCAACCGGGTTCGCATCAATGCGGCTTGTTCCCATTTGCGATCGACTTCCGACAGCATGGAAACGATTGCCAGCCGCACGGGATTTTGCGACGCTAGCCATTTTGTTCGACAGTTCAAAAAGACAATGAATGTCACCCCCAAGACTTATCGCGAACAATGGGTCAGTAGCATTGACGGTCTTCTCCAAGAGAGCATTGATCTCTAA
- a CDS encoding cupin domain-containing protein, whose protein sequence is MSNQALANKALDQGQGVVRLTPTWVPRSFCIPGKRIKLHPDDYYALGGNRGGIDERWFSSTTPADNGPLTSKNEGLSHIVVEDGGNTDLLVLRDAVDELKGKLIGEELWNAHKCWPMYSKFFDNQGALPFHIHHNDEYAARVNAMGKPEAYYFPPQVNNHGGDFPYTFFGFQPGVTKDQVRETLVNFTKGANRITDLSAAHCLTPGTGWDVPPGILHAPGSLCTYEPQKASDVYAMYESVSHDKVIPEELLWKDTPKDQVGNFDYLIEVIDWEKNIDPNFKANHFMAPIPVAEFEQMRAEGYEEKWICYRSEAYSAKELTVLPGRKVTIKDAGAYGLIVLQGHGKLGIWDIETPSLIRFGQLTHDEYFVSAEVAKEGVTISNPTQTDPIVMLKHFGPGVNPVLSPA, encoded by the coding sequence ATGAGTAATCAGGCACTAGCAAACAAAGCGTTGGACCAGGGGCAAGGGGTTGTGAGATTAACTCCCACTTGGGTGCCCCGTTCATTCTGTATTCCGGGCAAGAGGATCAAGCTTCATCCGGATGACTACTATGCCTTGGGTGGGAATCGAGGGGGTATCGACGAGCGCTGGTTTTCCTCTACCACACCGGCTGACAATGGGCCGCTCACGAGCAAGAACGAAGGACTGAGTCATATCGTCGTCGAAGATGGTGGCAATACGGATCTGCTGGTGCTGCGGGATGCTGTCGACGAACTCAAAGGAAAATTGATTGGCGAAGAACTGTGGAACGCTCACAAGTGCTGGCCCATGTATTCCAAGTTTTTTGACAACCAGGGTGCGCTACCATTCCATATCCACCACAACGACGAATACGCGGCGCGGGTCAACGCCATGGGAAAACCCGAGGCGTACTACTTCCCGCCCCAGGTGAACAACCACGGGGGAGACTTTCCTTACACCTTCTTCGGTTTTCAACCGGGCGTCACCAAAGATCAGGTGCGCGAGACGCTGGTAAACTTCACCAAAGGTGCCAATCGCATTACCGATCTCTCGGCAGCCCACTGCCTCACCCCCGGTACGGGCTGGGATGTCCCCCCCGGTATTCTCCACGCACCGGGGAGTCTTTGCACCTACGAGCCACAAAAGGCCTCCGACGTGTATGCGATGTACGAATCGGTCTCGCACGACAAAGTGATCCCCGAGGAACTCCTATGGAAAGACACGCCCAAAGATCAGGTCGGCAATTTCGATTACCTGATTGAAGTGATCGACTGGGAGAAAAACATCGATCCAAATTTCAAAGCCAACCACTTTATGGCACCGATTCCCGTTGCTGAATTTGAACAGATGCGGGCCGAAGGATACGAGGAAAAGTGGATCTGCTACCGCAGTGAGGCGTATAGTGCGAAGGAATTGACGGTTTTGCCTGGTCGCAAGGTAACGATCAAAGATGCTGGGGCCTATGGTCTCATCGTGCTGCAAGGCCACGGTAAGCTGGGGATTTGGGACATTGAAACACCCTCGTTGATTCGCTTCGGGCAGCTGACGCACGACGAGTATTTCGTCTCCGCCGAGGTAGCGAAAGAAGGGGTTACCATCTCGAATCCTACTCAAACGGATCCGATCGTGATGCTCAAGCATTTCGGTCCAGGAGTAAATCCGGTGTTGTCGCCGGCATAG